A stretch of the Lolium perenne isolate Kyuss_39 chromosome 3, Kyuss_2.0, whole genome shotgun sequence genome encodes the following:
- the LOC127341563 gene encoding acyl transferase 9, protein MATTPSFKVTRISEGPVKPVGETPDHTLPLAWVDRYPTHRGLVESMHIFRSGADAAPGVIRQALGKALAYFYPLSGRIVEQPEKGCPAIRCTADGVYFAEAEAECSLEDVKFLERPLLLPKEDLVPYPAEDRWGVEPHNTIMMMQITKFTCGGFVMGLRFNHASADGMGAAQFVKAVGDMARGLPEPAVLPVWDREKFPNPSIKPGPLPELPVLALDYIVLDFPTGYIDGLKKQYKAHSGQFCSGFDVLTAKLWQCRTRALNLEPEATVKLCFFASVRHLLKLDAGYYGNSIFPVKMSGTSKQVLESSVMEVIDMIREAKQRMAVEFFQFAKEETQQDPFQMTFNYESVYVSDWSKLGFSDVDYGFGPPMFAGPLVNNDFIASVVILKAPLPLDGTRILASCVTKDHSDEFTRGMKEDLP, encoded by the exons ATGGCAACAACGCCGAGCTTCAAGGTGACCCGGATCTCGGAGGGCCCGGTGAAGCCGGTCGGGGAGACCCCCGACCACACGCTGCCGCTGGCGTGGGTGGACCGGTACCCGACCCACCGCGGCCTGGTGGAGTCGATGCACATCTTCCGCTCCGGCGCGGACGCGGCGCCCGGCGTGATCCGCCAGGCGCTGGGGAAAGCCCTGGCGTACTTCTACCCGCTTTCCGGGCGCATCGTGGAGCAGCCGGAGAAGGGGTGCCCGGCCATCCGGTGCACGGCGGACGGCGTGTActtcgcggaggcggaggcggagtgcAGCCTGGAGGACGTCAAGTTCCTGGAGCGGCCGCTGCTGCTCCCCAAGGAGGACCTCGTCCCCTACCCCGCCGAGGACCGCTGGGGCGTCGAGCCGCACAACACCATCATGATGATGCAG ATCACCAAATTCACCTGCGGCGGGTTCGTGATGGGCCTCCGGTTCAACCACGCGTCGGCGGACGGCATGGGCGCGGCGCAGTTCGTCAAGGCCGTGGGCGACATGGCGCGGGGCCTCCCTGAACCGGCCGTGTTGCCGGTGTGGGACAGGGAGAAGTTCCCGAACCCAAGCATCAAGCCAGGCCCGCTCCCGGAGCTCCCGGTGCTGGCGCTCGACTACATCGTGCTCGACTTCCCAACCGGCTACATCGACGGGCTCAAGAAGCAGTACAAGGCGCACAGCGGCCAATTCTGCTCCGGGTTCGACGTGCTGACAGCGAAGCTGTGGCAGTGCCGCACCCGGGCGCTCAACCTGGAGCCGGAGGCCACGGTGAAGCTCTGCTTCTTCGCCAGCGTGCGCCACCTGCTGAAGCTCGACGCCGGCTACTACGGCAACTCCATCTTCCCCGTGAAGATGTCGGGCACCAGCAAGCAGGTGCTGGAGTCGTCGGTGATGGAGGTGATCGACATGATCCGGGAGGCCAAGCAGCGGATGGCCGTGGAGTTCTTCCAGTTCGCCAAGGAGGAGACGCAGCAGGACCCCTTCCAGATGACCTTCAACTACGAGTCCGTCTACGTCTCCGACTGGAGCAAGCTCGGCTTCTCTGACGTCGACTACGGCTTCGGACCGCCCATGTTCGCCGGCCCGCTCGTCAACAACGACTTCATCGCCTCTGTCGTCATCCTCAAGGCGCCGCTGCCGCTCGACGGCACCAGGATCCTCGCAAGCTGCGTCACCAAGGACCACTCTGACGAGTTCACCCGCGGCATGAAGGAGGACCTGCCCTGA